The DNA sequence GTAGCCGTAAACCAGCGACGGCCCCCAGTAGCCGAAACCGTACGGATTCAGCCAATAGCCGGAGGCCGGCAGCCACGTCCAGGTGTCAAACCAGGGATTCCACATCCAACTGGAGTAACCCCATGGAATACCCATGTCGTAGACATACTGCGCCGAAGCGACGCTCGCGTCAGCTTCATACTCGGAGCGCAGTCGGGACCAGCGGCTCAGCTCGTCGTTGGGGTCGGGCCGGAACTTCGTCACCATCAGATCCGACGCCATCACGGCCCGGTTTTTGCCGGCTTTCACGGTGCGATCGCCTTTCGTGACGGCCACCTTGCCGTTCAGGACTTCGACCATGGCAGGCTCCGCCTGGAATCGGTACAGGCCGGTCTTTAGCAATTGCACCGTCTGATCGCCCACCTGGATCCTGATGAGGTTGTCTTTGTGGAGATCGTTCACCTCCACGATGGCCGAGCCGCGGTCCAGGCGCACCAGGGTGTCCGTCAAACTCCCGCTGACAAGGCGCACTTCGCTCTGCGCGTCCATGCGCAGAAAAACACCCGGAGTCAGAAGCATCTCGGCATGTCCTTTGGCGGTCGTGAGCGAGCCGCCTTCGTTCAGGGCCGGTAGTTTTTCGTGGTTAGCGGCCACGGCCTGATTGTCGACGAAGGCGCTGCCTTCCACATACTCCAGCGCACCCACTCGATTCTGGGCAGTTACGTCGCCTTTGACAGTGGAAATCGCGGCGGCCAGGAAAAGGCCTCCTGTCACCACCCTCATTCTCCAGGACTTCATAACCATCTTCCTTTCCTCGAGCTTCACTCTCTACCTATTAGGTGCACACCACGACAAAGTGGTTGCTACTGTCCATTCGGTAGGTGGTCGCTCTGGCGAAGGTCCGCTGGGAAGAAAGAAGAAAGGCTCCCCGGAGGAACCGGGGAGCCTTCTGATAGGAAGGGAGGAAATATTCCGATCGAATTATCTGGCGGAGAGGGAGGGATTCGAAAGCTCAGAGGATCTTTAGAATCAGCAAGTTAAAGAAAACCAATAGCTCCAGTTGCCGTGGTTGCCGCCGATGCTCTGGCACATTGCCCGCTATTGCCCGCTGGAGTTGGCACCCCATAGGCGACGGACGACCACTGCGGTAGTATCACAAACGGCGAGATGGCTTTCGGCTTGCTGGCGCTGGCCCCGTTCGGCTCCTTGGCCACGCCAGCCGGGGCCGACTATCACCGGACCATTGACCCTCAGCAACATTTTGTTGCTGAGCTACCACACCGCCACCCAACAGTATGGCGGCTCCGGGGGACTAGCGTATCTACGAGCGTGCAGGGCACTGTACTGCGAGCGGCGTCTGAGTTCGCTATCATGCGATTCGGTGAGAGGAGTAAATCTTGAGGCTCTTGGAGCATCCCGTTACAGTACTCATTCTGGCAAATGCCATCGGCGGCATTGCGTTCTTGACGGCTCACCACTTCAACAATGAGAAGGACGCCATCTCATCTGGTCTGACTGCGGCTACGTTTGTAGTGCTGTTCTGGTACACCTGGGAGACGCGGACACTCAGGAAGGTGGCTCAGCGACAACTTGGCGAGTCACTGCGGCAGACTGAGAATGCGAATAGGCCTGTAGTAACGCTGGAATTTGCGACAGTGCCCGAAGGGCGTTATCTAGCGCCAACACTGGCGTTCCACAATATTGGAACTGCTCCGGCATTCAACATTGTGATTGACTGCACATCGATATCTCCAGATGTAACTATTGGTATCAAGCCCTGTCATGCACTCGGTGCTAACTGTAAGGAGGACGGATTTGTCGAATTCTATGATAAAACAGAGGATCTAAAAAATATATTTTCAACAGAATCTGATATTGGTCGTTACTTGCATGAGCACTGCGGCGCTGGGACGTATTCAATGCGAATGCGTTACGAAGGTCCTGATGGACTACACTATGAAACCCGGATCATGATGCATTTCCCATTTGATCTCCGATGGTTCACATTTCAGTCCTACGCAAAGCTCTAGGATTGTACGTTCCGCCATGACATTTGTGTGATGCTGCGGATGTCGCCAGAGACTTCTGCGTCATGCCTGTACCTTTAAGGCTTCTGCGCATCGTCGAGGTAACAGTCGCTCTGGCAGGACAATCAAGTCAACATGCTTCAATTGAAGCTTCCCGCAGATTCGCCGTTATGCTCCCTGATGATCTACCAACGACCTCCCAGCCCAAACGCCTTGAGCTTCCGGTTTAGCCTCCATGCACAGCTCGTCTTGACCGATGTTCCGTCGGCCCGCGCTTGTCTGCCGAGCTTGTGCATATTCCGCACCGTGCCGGTTAGCGTTCCGGGGTGAAGCCGATCACGATTCCGGGCGGAGGGTCATCCACACTCTTGGTTGATTCCCGCTAGAAAGCGGCCTGTCCCCGACCATTGAACGGCTTCGTTAGAATGCGTGGTAGGGTTCGATGCGACCTCAACCTGCGCCTTGAGCCAGCGGCGAAGATCACCGACCGCTTAGGCGCAAGAACTACCCTTCTTGATGTCCAAGTCACTGCACGTAGCCTCCGGAACGGTGTCTAGGCAGTTCCAGAGCTTATCCGTGAGTCTCCGCATGCGCTCCGATGCCCACAGTTCGCGATGGCTCGCCATCTACTGAAACTCCTCACGAAGAGCTCCCGGAAAGTACCCACTTTTCAACTTGATCTTCATGACCTAGATACCTCTTGGACTTTCAATCCTTGAGTGGGACGTTTCTCCGACGTCGAGTCGTTGGCAATAGA is a window from the uncultured Paludibaculum sp. genome containing:
- a CDS encoding FecR family protein; protein product: MKSWRMRVVTGGLFLAAAISTVKGDVTAQNRVGALEYVEGSAFVDNQAVAANHEKLPALNEGGSLTTAKGHAEMLLTPGVFLRMDAQSEVRLVSGSLTDTLVRLDRGSAIVEVNDLHKDNLIRIQVGDQTVQLLKTGLYRFQAEPAMVEVLNGKVAVTKGDRTVKAGKNRAVMASDLMVTKFRPDPNDELSRWSRLRSEYEADASVASAQYVYDMGIPWGYSSWMWNPWFDTWTWLPASGYWLNPYGFGYWGPSLVYGYYPSRYYGGVHHYAFAPRPGRIGPSGLNLQRGPAAQAARSGIVAQSRPGFGGGTAGRGMSRPSMGTRSFGTRSMGGMRSMGGGFRGGRR